Genomic DNA from Methanosarcina sp. MTP4:
GGCACTTACACTTACGAATTGCAAAACGTGGAGGTCCCTGACTTCAACAACCACTTTACCGTCCGGGCAGAAGGCGTGGAGGACCTGTACGTAAGAGGCAAACTTGTCCTCTGGAGGCAGAGAAGTACAAAGGCAAAAGAAGGTGTTGCCGTCCTTTCCGCAGAAAGGGTCCCTCCGGGAACTTACCAGCTCAAGCTTGACGGGAATGCAAAAAACGGGGAGACACGGGTGAAGCTGAAAGTTACGGCCCTGCAGGTGGTAAAGGCTGATTCGGAAGGGAAATTCAGCTATGCCTACAGCACGGAGTCCGTCCCCCCCGGAAAATACGAAATCATCGGAGGGAACTATGCAGTAACTGTCACTCTGCAGCCTGAAGGAAGTCTGGCCTCCGGCCCGTCCTGCCCCGGGACCGCCCAGAAGATCCAGGGGTCGAGAACCACCATCATGCCTGAAGCGGAACCCATCGGTGAAAGCGCTTCAGTTATAGGAACAGCCCAGGCAAAAAGCACATCCCTGCAGGAAAAAGCCCCCGGATCTTTTCAGGAGCAAACTCCGGATAGCCAGGGAAGTGAAAACCCTGAGACTCCTGGGCTAATAGAAAACCCCGGGAAAAAAGGAATAATCGAAAAACTTGAGAATAACGAAATGATAGGAGACGGGATATACATGTTCGGGGGAATCGGGGTAGGAATTGTATTCCTTTTTGCTTATTCGAGAAAAGTATGTTAAAAGAAACTGTGAGTTAAAAGAAACTGTGAGTTAAAATAAACTGTAACTTAAAATAAACTGTAACTTAAAATAAACTGTAACTTAAAATAAACTGTAACTTAAAATAAACTGTAACTTAAAATAAACTGTAAGTTAAAAGCCAACCTTCGGCCTCATTGCATATTTATATAAAGACAGTCATATGTTTTTCCGGGGACTGTTTCAATGTACAGAGCTAAGGGCCGTTTTTGGGAAATCGACTTTTTGCGCGGGCTAGCCGTCGTGCTGATGCTGGGCTACCATTTTCTCTACGACCTCGACTTTTTCAGGCTGGCAGAGTTTGAACTTAATTCGGGGCTTCTCTCCTACATCGGCAGGGGTGCGGCAGAAATGTTTATCCTGGTTTCAGGGGCAGCCCTTTCAATAAGCTATTCCAGGGCAAACGGGGCCGGGGCTTCATCCCCAACCTCAGCTTCACACTCCTCTTCAACCTTAGCTTCATTCTCAGCCATATCCTCCTCTTCAGCCCTAACCACCTCCGCCTTTCCCTCAAAACTTTTCCGGAAATATCTCCGAAGGGGGCTCAAACTCTTCACTCTGGGGCTCGTGCTCACAGCCGTAACCCGGGTTTTTCTTCCCGAAAGGTACATCCTTTTCGGGATCCTGCACTTTTTCGGGGTTTCGGCCATACTCGCTTACCCATACCTCAGGCTGAAAGAGGTAAACCTGCTTATGGCTTTACTATTCTTTATTCCCGGTTACTGGCTCGGTACAAGGACTTTCGGGTTTTCAACCCTGATCTGGCTGGGTTTCCGGCCCGAGCACTTCCAGGCCCTGGACTATTTCCCAGTCTTCCCCTGGTTCGGGATGGTCCTCCTTGGGATCTACCTGGGAAATTCCCTGTACGCGGGGGGCATCAGGCAGTTTGCAGTCCCTGCCTTCGAAGGTTCCGGGGCCGTGAAAGGCTTTGCCTGGCTCGGTAAGCATTCCCTTTTTATCTATTTCATCCACCAGCCCCTCTTTCTCGCCCTGCTCTGGACTGCCGGATACCTGGACCTTAACCTGATATGAAAATTTGAGAATTATGTATAAATAATCTCCAGACCACTTCTTTTCGGGGGAATCGTTCTGTTTTCAAGACCACTAACACTATCAGATATTTCACTGCTCGTACAGCTAATAGCTTTTTTAATTCTGGGTTATGCCCTTACAAAGAAAAAGAAAAATATCCGGCTGCACGGAAAAGTTGCAACTGTTGCCTTTATTGTGGCCCTGCCTTCGGTCTTCTACATGTTATACTCCGCAAGCCTGGGCATTTTCCTTCCTGCTTACGGGTGGCTGCTCACCCTGCACAGGCTTCTTGGCCTCCTGACCCTTGTCCTGGGGATTATTTTTGTCACAAACCAGTGGAAATGGAAAGGCAAAAAATACATGGATATTGGCATATTGTTCTGGACAGGAGCCCTTCTTCTCGGAATTGTAGTCTACTTGATACTTTTCGGGTTCATATCTCCTTGAGCCGCAGAGCCAGGGAAATATAAAACCGCAGGGCTGTGAGCAGGAGTGCCGCAAAACGACTGGTTTTATATATAACCCATGCCCCTAACATATCTTACACTTGATTTTTAGATGTAGCCAGGCCCCCGGATAAATCTCATGGGTCGGCAGGCTGCGAAATATGAACAGTGGAGAACGGAATGTATCTTGAAATTGCAATGTTTGCCTATTTTGTGGTGCTCTTCCTCACCCTCCGGGACATCCGGATTTTCAAGAGGACAGGCTACCTCTCCTACCGGAAAGGTGCCCTCAAGGGGCTTGCAGCCTCTTCCCTGATCCTGATAGGGGCCATTGCCGTGGAGGTAAAACCAGAACTCGGGCTCCTGATTGTCCTGGCTGGCCTCTTTGTCAACCGCAAAGGGACCAGGGAAAAAGTCTTTACCAGCGCAGGGACTCTTGACCGCTTCCTTGGAAAAACGGATTACCTGAAAAAGTAAGGTAAACTCAGAGGAAGAAGCCTGAGGGAAAAAGGAAAGGACATTATCCGAAAATCTTTTTTACCCCAAAAGATATAAATCGGAAGTTACCTATTAGTCGACAAAATTAGTAATTAATCCAAATTTTTATATCCGGTTTTCGGAGATATATCCCCCGGAAGCTGGTAACACTTACTTAACTCAACATTCAACTTAGCACTTACTTAACTCAACATTCAACTTAGCACTTACTTAACTCAAAACTAACTCAGGTAACGATTCAGCGCATTTCTTGCTTTACGTTAACCAGGTTCACAGGAAACATTGTGAGCTATATCGAATAACTGAATAAATCAAATAAACCGATAAACCAAATAAACCGAAAATCTTGACGCCTGGAAAAAAACGGCGAAAAACATAGAGGAGAAGATATCATGGGAAATATTAGACAGACCAACATCAAGAGAACCGCATTCAAGTTAATTGAAAACTACGGAGACGTCTTTACAAAAGATTTCGATACAAACAAACTTCTTGTGGCCAAGTACACGACCATTGAAAGCAAGGTTATCAGGAACCGGGTCGCAGGCTACGTCACAAGGAAAGTTGCACGCGCAAAAATAATCTGAGCGCAACCCCGGGATACCGGGAAGAAGTTGGGGATCTGTATGTTTGAAGGAGCAATGCCTGCCCTGATCACTCCTTTCACGAAGGATGACAGGATTGACGGGGAAGGCCTGAGAAGAAATATCGCGTTTGTGGAAGCAGGAGGAGTCACAGGTATAGTACCCTGCGGCACCACCGGGGAATCAGCAACCCTTTCCGCAACCGAGCATGAAGAAGTGATCGACATCGCCGTGGACTGTGCAAAAGTCCCGGTGCTTGCAGGAACAGGGTCGAATAATACCGGAGAAGCCCTCCAGTTTACAAAACACGCCGCAGATGCGGGTGTGGACGGCGCTCTTTTAATTTCACCTTACTATAACAAGCCCAACCCTGCAGGGCTAATCGCGCACTTCACGAAAATAGCCGAGGCCGTGGACATACCCATAGTGCTGTACAACGTCCCTTCCAGGACAGGGCAGGACATGCCCGTCGAAGTCATCACCGAACTTGCAAAGTTGGGAAACATCGTAGGGATCAAGGAAGCCAGCGGGAGTCTCGACAAGGCCACCAGGATCCTTGAAGGCACCGTGGACGAGGACTTTATAGTGCTTTCCGGGGACGACGGCCTGACCCTTCCGCTCATGTCCATAGGAGGCAGTGGGGTCATCTCGGTTACAGCTAACATTGTGCCCGAGAAAATGTCCGGGATGGTGGACGCAGCCCTCAAGGGAGACTACGAAACAGCCAGGAAGTTCCATTACGAAATGGCTCCCCTGATCCGTGCGCTTTTCCTGGAGACAAACCCGATCCCTGTAAAGAAGGCCGCCGATCTGGCAGGGCTTGCCAGCGGGCATGTAAGGCTCCCTCTAGCTCCCCTCGCAGATGCCAACACTGAAAAGCTTGCAGAAGAACTCAGGAAACTGGGGGTCCTCAAATGATCAACGCAGCAGTTTTAGGGGCCTGCGGCAGGATGGGCTCCCTGATTATAGAAAATATCACGAGCTCCCCGGACATGCAGCTCGTTGCCGCCTTTGACGTTGGCAATGTCGGGAAAGACGCCGGGGAAATGGCCAGGGTAGGGGCACTCGGAATCGAAGTATCGGACGTAAAAGACATGGAAACGGTCCTGAAAAAGACCGAAGCCGACGTCCTTATCGACTTTACAATAGCCGGCGCAACCGTGGTAAACGCCCCCACCGCAGCCAGATGCGGAGTCAACCTGATTATAGGGACAACAGGCCTGACCCCCGAACAGAGGGCAGTGGTCGACGGCGCAATCCAGGAAAACAGGGTCAGTGCAGTGATCGCCCCGAACTTTTCGGTCGGAGTTAACGTCTTTTTCAAGATCATAAAGGAAGCTGCAAAGTACCTTGCAGACTACGACATCGAGATCATCGAAGCCCACCATAACCAGAAGAAGGACGCCCCCAGCGGCACCGCTCTTCGGGCAGCCGACGTGATCAGCGAAGCCCTGGGAGGCAAGGAATACGTCTACGGCAGGGAAGGAATAGCCCCCCGTGACAAGGAAATCGGCATCCACGCCGTCCGCGGTGGAGACATCACCGGAGACCACACCGTCCTCTTTGTCGGAAACTCCGAAAGGATCGAGATCAACCACATGGCCCACTCTCGCCAGATCTTTGCCAAAGGCGCAGTCCGTGCAGCCGAATGGGTCTGTGCACAGAACCCCGGCATCTACAACATGGACGACGTTCTCGGGCTTTAATAAAGAAGTTCAGTTTAAAATGTCAGCTTCACTTTAAAGCAACAATTTCACTTTAAAGCAACAATTTCAAAACAAAAACCTTTTCGGGCCCTGAAATACCATCCAGGCCCGATTCCAGAACTTTTTTTCTCCAATTACAACCCGGACCAGATTCCTTTGAATTGAGCTTTTTCAGATCAAACTTTTTCGAATCAAGCTATTTTTTCTTCGGACTTCAAGCGCAAATTATAACTAATATAAAGTAGGAATAAGGCTAGTGCTTGCTTGCAAGTCTTCCGGGCCCTGAAGCCTTAAAAGGTTCAAATCCCACAGTAAACACCCGGTCACTTGCTTGCAGGCAACTCCTCCCCATAAGAACCATTCCTTTCCATGTTATTGCACGGACTCCCGAAAATAAAAAACCTGATCGGAACACCAAAAAACAGATCACCAAAATAAGACCACCAAAGTAAGACCACCAAAAAAAGATTAGGTGAATTAAAAGGGAGTCCGTGTAAAAACACATAAAGTTCATTCTTTGCTGAAAATTAACCCCGAACTGAGATTTTCTACCCTGTCCGCTACAATCACATTCCCTCTTACTCCGATTTTTTTCCCAGGGTACCATTTCCCGGTAATTCTAAGCCTGTCTCCTTTCGAAACCAGGCAGACCCCGCGATACAGCACAGCTGCCGATCCTCCGTCATATTCCATGGAAAACAGGCTCTCATACCTGCTAAAAACCCCTCCGAGCACAAATCCGAAGGGTATGCCAAAGAAGAAAGACGGCCTTTCATAAACTTTTGAGTCGCTCAAAGCCTCTGATTCAACTCCCTCTGATTCAACTTCCCCTGACTTAATTCCCTCTGATTTGACTCCCGAAACCCCGAATTTCCCACCCTCACTTTTCCAGGGAAAGGCCAGGGAATCAGTAAAAACGAGACAAAAAAGAAGAGAAAACGCTATTAGAATAATCATTCCCGCAACTATGATTCCCCAGAGGAACTGGGCTTTAAAATAGGAGTAAATAAGAATACCCAGGATAAGTACGGCCAGAGCCGCAGAAGCGGCGATCAAATAAGCACGGTCTCTTTTGTCCAATATTAAACCTCCTGAATCTAACAACAATTTATTTTCCGGCCAGTTTCCCGAAGGAGTCTGAAAACCATATTTTCGTGTTCATCGGAATAACAGCTCAAAAGATACGGAAATGATCTCATTCTCCCCTTCAAGTTTGTTTATTATCGCATCGCTTTCATTTTGAAGAACTTCAGGGTCATAGATTGCCCACACACTTAGCGTTTTCTTCAAAGTGATCCCCTCTTGCTTTAACTTTTCAACGTTCTCCTCCGGGTGTATGGAGAGCACGGCGACAAACCTGCCTTTGACGGGCTTTTCTGCCTCATAAGAGACATAAGGTTCAGGGTATTGCTTTTTGATATACTCATATTCCTCTGCTGAAACGTTAATATAATAATCCCGGAACCTGCGCTGGAAAAGCAAATAAGGTTCGGGGATGTTCGAAGCAGAAATAATCCCCACTGCCTCGGGCAAGGAGACATTGTCCTTGAAAGTAATTTCAATAACAGCATCAGGAACTTCTCTTTCCGGATGTTCCGCATAATAGTTATAGCGGGTTCTGTTTTCAGAATACGGGACCAATGTCGGGACCACCGTTATATTGTTGATCAGCATATAACCCGCCCGGGGACAAACGGTCACCGTTTCTTCATCTTCTGTATACACAAGCAGTTCAGCCTCCGAAAGAGACTCTTCCGTAAAGACAGTAAACGAGGGAGCCTCCTTTCCCGGCAAAAAGGTAATGTCACTTTCCCCCGTAGTTTTGTTTTCCTTTACCAGAACATTATGGTACCCCCTCTTACCGATAGTTATAGGATACCGGGGTTTTGCACTTGAGAAACGGACCAGTTCCAGTGGAAGAAGGCTCCCGTCCTTAAGCACAAAAACATCATTATTGAGCCTCCCATCATAACTGGCTCTCCACACCTTATCAACCTCAATATAGAGCCCTTCTTCT
This window encodes:
- the dapA gene encoding 4-hydroxy-tetrahydrodipicolinate synthase, encoding MFEGAMPALITPFTKDDRIDGEGLRRNIAFVEAGGVTGIVPCGTTGESATLSATEHEEVIDIAVDCAKVPVLAGTGSNNTGEALQFTKHAADAGVDGALLISPYYNKPNPAGLIAHFTKIAEAVDIPIVLYNVPSRTGQDMPVEVITELAKLGNIVGIKEASGSLDKATRILEGTVDEDFIVLSGDDGLTLPLMSIGGSGVISVTANIVPEKMSGMVDAALKGDYETARKFHYEMAPLIRALFLETNPIPVKKAADLAGLASGHVRLPLAPLADANTEKLAEELRKLGVLK
- a CDS encoding 30S ribosomal protein S17e — its product is MGNIRQTNIKRTAFKLIENYGDVFTKDFDTNKLLVAKYTTIESKVIRNRVAGYVTRKVARAKII
- a CDS encoding heparan-alpha-glucosaminide N-acetyltransferase, translated to MYRAKGRFWEIDFLRGLAVVLMLGYHFLYDLDFFRLAEFELNSGLLSYIGRGAAEMFILVSGAALSISYSRANGAGASSPTSASHSSSTLASFSAISSSSALTTSAFPSKLFRKYLRRGLKLFTLGLVLTAVTRVFLPERYILFGILHFFGVSAILAYPYLRLKEVNLLMALLFFIPGYWLGTRTFGFSTLIWLGFRPEHFQALDYFPVFPWFGMVLLGIYLGNSLYAGGIRQFAVPAFEGSGAVKGFAWLGKHSLFIYFIHQPLFLALLWTAGYLDLNLI
- the dapB gene encoding 4-hydroxy-tetrahydrodipicolinate reductase, with protein sequence MINAAVLGACGRMGSLIIENITSSPDMQLVAAFDVGNVGKDAGEMARVGALGIEVSDVKDMETVLKKTEADVLIDFTIAGATVVNAPTAARCGVNLIIGTTGLTPEQRAVVDGAIQENRVSAVIAPNFSVGVNVFFKIIKEAAKYLADYDIEIIEAHHNQKKDAPSGTALRAADVISEALGGKEYVYGREGIAPRDKEIGIHAVRGGDITGDHTVLFVGNSERIEINHMAHSRQIFAKGAVRAAEWVCAQNPGIYNMDDVLGL